From the Gallaecimonas mangrovi genome, one window contains:
- the tssG gene encoding type VI secretion system baseplate subunit TssG, with the protein MTGQRSASDSGSLYREIWRIERQIKNDKSPWHRVGEDGWPDKELVKFRARQHQGFAGQDVVRARHQRTEDGKLRAVLDLDFMSLTGARGVLPGHYSELVLQQLKAKSPALQDFLDLFNHRLLSLFYRSWARTQPAVAQERDELDPFTAIMRALTGVEDDSQLQYGAALMRGPKSGAVLCQILEDLTGIKVRYQALQGGWVGVDIAEQSAMPSKQKPMGQFAHLGEAVLGSKTWVADKGLVLNFAPKSHQQVASLLPGGQYSGAVADLNLAFAGRQTRVRCQMTTQARFLPGARANAKSRLGADSFLQAINQPDSIVTVGFTPRKG; encoded by the coding sequence ATGACCGGCCAGCGTAGCGCCTCAGACAGCGGCTCGTTATATCGGGAGATTTGGCGTATTGAGCGGCAAATCAAAAACGATAAAAGTCCCTGGCATCGCGTCGGTGAAGATGGATGGCCAGACAAAGAACTGGTGAAGTTCCGTGCGCGCCAGCATCAAGGGTTTGCCGGGCAAGATGTGGTTAGGGCCCGCCATCAGCGCACCGAAGACGGTAAGTTGCGAGCAGTACTGGATTTGGACTTTATGAGCCTGACCGGTGCTAGGGGGGTATTGCCTGGCCATTACAGCGAACTGGTGCTTCAGCAACTGAAAGCGAAATCGCCAGCGCTGCAGGACTTTTTAGACCTGTTTAATCACCGGTTGCTGTCACTTTTTTATCGCAGCTGGGCCCGCACCCAGCCAGCGGTTGCCCAGGAACGCGACGAGTTAGACCCCTTTACCGCCATCATGCGGGCCCTAACCGGCGTGGAGGATGACAGCCAGTTGCAATACGGCGCAGCGCTGATGCGCGGCCCCAAAAGTGGCGCTGTGCTGTGCCAAATACTTGAAGACCTTACCGGTATTAAGGTGCGCTATCAGGCGCTGCAAGGTGGCTGGGTTGGGGTCGATATAGCAGAGCAAAGCGCGATGCCCAGCAAGCAAAAACCGATGGGGCAATTTGCCCACCTTGGTGAAGCCGTTTTGGGCAGTAAAACCTGGGTAGCTGACAAAGGCTTGGTGCTGAACTTTGCACCAAAATCACACCAACAAGTGGCGTCTTTGCTGCCAGGCGGCCAGTACAGCGGCGCTGTGGCCGACCTTAACCTGGCTTTTGCTGGCCGCCAAACTCGGGTGCGTTGCCAAATGACCACCCAAGCCCGTTTTTTGCCCGGAGCCCGGGCTAATGCCAAAAGCCGTTTGGGAGCAGACAGCTTTTTACAAGCCATAAATCAGCCCGACAGCATTGTGACTGTGGGCTTTACGCCAAGGAAAGGATGA
- a CDS encoding type VI secretion system Vgr family protein — protein MGKELQHHFLKIQSSLGQDALVLERLDVSEGLSQLFDIQVGFFANSRIKDLDSLVGENVTISLSLGDSASAKERYFNGHILSISELGKAQNSKDGQRYQAVVVPRAWSATRRINNRVFQNMTSVDIAKKVLAEHSQAIEESLKSFTPYKLPYCVQYQESDWAFVQRILANDGLFFFFKHAKGSHKLVIASSAKAFSYAAEKEVIYRTKSKGEPHISRWLVSGKAATAKWLDRSYNYSAPAQPVDEKSTGKPAGDKFGKQEAFYYHSEENRALASESRAKQHLGAEIVDASLIEAKSDLRSLSVGQSFSFKEHEDAIPSPNGFNIVAMKLTARVPLNSDGGSGVDAFQFANTFSCLPSDQDILPKRVNKPVIPGIQTATVTGKSGETIHVDKDGRIKVQFHWDREGKNNDESSCYVRVAHPWAGAGFGAQFIPRVGEEVVVAFLNGDPDQPLVTGALYNGNNKLPYSTDGDGKNRYGIKTQTIKGSTSNYNELQFDDTKGKELVNIQAEKDMTYLVKNDQSFEIKNDRTGKVLNDDTLNVTNNQTLKIDGDQKVTVAKTVTIDGGTSITLKCGGAQIEMKSSGEISIKGSVITLKGSQIKLN, from the coding sequence ATGGGCAAGGAACTGCAACATCACTTTCTTAAGATCCAGTCATCCCTTGGGCAGGACGCCCTGGTGCTGGAACGTCTTGACGTAAGCGAAGGGCTGTCTCAGCTTTTTGACATCCAGGTGGGCTTTTTTGCCAATTCCCGCATTAAAGACCTTGATAGCCTTGTGGGGGAAAACGTCACTATTAGCCTGAGCCTGGGTGACAGCGCCAGTGCTAAAGAGCGCTATTTTAACGGCCATATTTTATCCATTAGTGAGCTGGGTAAAGCCCAGAACAGCAAAGATGGCCAGCGTTACCAAGCCGTGGTTGTGCCAAGAGCCTGGTCGGCGACCCGGCGCATTAACAACCGCGTTTTTCAGAATATGACCTCAGTGGACATTGCCAAAAAGGTACTGGCTGAACACAGCCAAGCCATTGAGGAATCGTTAAAGTCATTCACCCCTTACAAGTTGCCGTACTGCGTGCAATACCAGGAATCTGACTGGGCCTTTGTGCAGCGCATTTTGGCCAACGACGGCCTCTTTTTCTTCTTTAAGCACGCCAAGGGCAGCCATAAGCTGGTGATAGCCAGCTCTGCCAAGGCCTTTTCTTACGCCGCTGAAAAAGAGGTAATTTACCGCACTAAAAGTAAGGGGGAACCCCATATCAGCCGCTGGCTGGTGTCAGGGAAAGCGGCTACTGCCAAATGGCTAGACCGTTCTTATAACTACTCTGCGCCAGCGCAGCCGGTAGACGAAAAATCCACCGGCAAGCCGGCTGGCGACAAGTTTGGCAAACAGGAAGCCTTTTATTACCACAGCGAAGAAAACCGCGCCCTGGCGAGTGAAAGCCGTGCCAAGCAACACCTTGGCGCCGAGATTGTTGATGCCAGCCTCATCGAAGCCAAAAGTGACCTGCGCTCACTGAGTGTTGGCCAAAGCTTTAGTTTTAAAGAGCATGAAGATGCTATTCCGTCACCCAATGGCTTCAACATTGTTGCAATGAAGCTAACCGCCCGGGTGCCACTCAATAGTGATGGTGGCAGCGGTGTTGACGCCTTCCAGTTTGCTAATACCTTCTCGTGCCTGCCGTCAGACCAAGACATTTTGCCTAAGCGGGTAAATAAGCCGGTGATCCCCGGTATTCAAACCGCCACCGTTACCGGCAAAAGCGGCGAAACCATTCATGTGGATAAAGACGGCCGTATCAAGGTGCAATTTCACTGGGACCGTGAAGGCAAAAATAACGACGAAAGCTCCTGCTATGTGAGGGTGGCGCACCCTTGGGCCGGGGCCGGTTTTGGTGCCCAGTTTATTCCCCGGGTTGGTGAAGAAGTGGTGGTGGCCTTTTTAAATGGTGACCCTGACCAGCCGCTGGTAACAGGCGCTTTGTATAACGGTAACAACAAGTTGCCTTACAGCACCGACGGAGATGGTAAGAACCGTTACGGTATTAAAACCCAAACTATTAAAGGCAGCACCAGCAATTACAACGAGCTGCAATTTGACGACACCAAAGGTAAAGAACTGGTCAATATTCAGGCCGAAAAAGACATGACCTATTTGGTGAAAAACGATCAGTCTTTTGAAATTAAAAATGACCGTACCGGCAAGGTGCTCAACGATGACACCTTGAACGTTACTAACAACCAGACGCTAAAAATCGACGGCGACCAAAAAGTGACAGTAGCAAAAACGGTCACCATTGATGGCGGCACGTCCATCACCTTGAAATGTGGTGGCGCCCAAATTGAGATGAAGAGCTCCGGCGAAATCAGCATTAAGGGCTCGGTGATCACCCTCAAGGGCAGCCAAATCAAGCTCAACTGA
- the tssH gene encoding type VI secretion system ATPase TssH, which translates to MSSMTLKALVERMEPECHQALEKAVGLCYQRSHFSVEVEHLLKALLECENTEVLAILAHYGLSAETLNSELNQALESFKSGNDAAPALSVRLVELLRQCWMDTSIEFAEPQIRGTTLLYTLLNDATLAALSTRHAHELEKLEPTRLLADWPELRQNLGSAPSTKAPQQRGKEEALSQYCIDLTAQARAGKLDPVLGRDDEIRQMVDILTRRRQNNPILTGEAGVGKTAVVEGLAQRIAEGTVPDALKSCRLLTLDLALLQAGAGVKGEFENRLKKVISEVNASPEPVLVFIDEAHNMIGAGGQAGQGDAANLLKPALARGELRTIAATTWAEYKKFFEKDAALARRFQVVKVEEPSDEVAVQILRGLLPVLEKHHSVHITDSAAKSAVQLSSRYLPGRQQPDKSVALLDTACARVAMSQASLPAALERAQARLSALETEAAILAREQRSGFDHSQRRDELATEQAVVQESVNQLSSTWQNEQKMVADALSLGEQLSESDDVAMLEALNALRSQLSARVEPLVHWQVDEQLVAQVLSDWTGIPLGRMQADEVQSILSLDERLKARVKGQDHALDDIARTVRIARANLADEKKPLGVFLLVGPSGVGKTETALTLAEQVYGSEANVTVINMSEFKEEHKVSQLLGSPPGYVGYGEGGVLTEAVRRKPYSVVLLDEMEKAHPGVQDVFYQVFDKGMLRDGEGRDVDFKNTVILMTSNAATDSITDLFADELTAPDDMSKVKDAIWDDLLQTFKPAFLGRCNVLPYRPLAEEQLAAITQLQLARVAERVQRHHQVPLHFDDDVVSNIVARCTQASSGARNIQYIIQRQLLPQMSEQILRCLAAETPVAGVSLSVVDGELTVDVEGAAV; encoded by the coding sequence ATGTCTTCAATGACCTTAAAAGCGCTGGTTGAGCGCATGGAACCCGAGTGCCATCAGGCACTGGAAAAGGCCGTAGGGCTTTGTTATCAACGCAGCCACTTCAGTGTGGAAGTCGAGCACTTGCTCAAGGCGTTGTTGGAGTGTGAAAACACCGAAGTACTGGCAATACTGGCCCATTATGGGCTGAGTGCTGAGACGCTCAATAGCGAGCTTAACCAAGCACTTGAAAGCTTTAAAAGCGGTAATGACGCGGCGCCAGCGCTGTCGGTGCGTTTAGTTGAACTGCTGCGCCAGTGCTGGATGGACACGTCCATTGAATTTGCAGAGCCGCAGATCCGTGGCACCACCTTACTGTATACCCTGCTTAATGATGCCACCTTGGCAGCGCTCAGCACGCGCCATGCCCACGAGCTTGAAAAGCTCGAACCTACCCGGTTACTGGCCGATTGGCCCGAGCTTCGCCAAAACCTTGGCAGCGCGCCAAGCACAAAGGCGCCGCAACAACGTGGCAAAGAAGAAGCCCTTAGCCAATATTGCATTGATCTCACCGCCCAAGCGCGTGCCGGCAAGTTAGACCCGGTACTGGGCCGCGACGATGAAATTCGCCAAATGGTGGACATTTTAACCCGGCGCCGCCAGAACAACCCCATTTTGACCGGTGAAGCCGGGGTGGGTAAAACCGCTGTGGTAGAAGGCTTGGCCCAGCGCATTGCCGAGGGCACCGTGCCCGATGCACTGAAATCTTGCCGCTTACTCACCCTTGATTTAGCGCTGCTGCAAGCCGGTGCCGGGGTTAAAGGTGAGTTTGAAAACCGCCTTAAAAAGGTGATTAGTGAAGTCAATGCCTCCCCCGAGCCAGTGCTGGTGTTTATTGACGAGGCGCACAACATGATTGGTGCCGGTGGCCAGGCCGGGCAGGGTGATGCGGCGAACCTTTTAAAGCCAGCGCTGGCGCGAGGTGAGCTGCGTACCATTGCCGCCACTACCTGGGCCGAATATAAAAAGTTCTTTGAAAAAGATGCTGCCCTTGCGCGGCGGTTTCAGGTGGTCAAGGTCGAAGAACCCAGTGATGAAGTGGCGGTGCAAATTCTTCGCGGTTTGCTGCCGGTGCTGGAAAAACACCATAGCGTACATATCACCGATTCGGCGGCAAAAAGCGCGGTGCAGCTTTCCAGCCGTTACCTGCCAGGCCGCCAGCAACCGGATAAATCGGTAGCGCTGCTGGATACCGCTTGTGCCCGGGTGGCCATGAGCCAGGCCAGTCTGCCTGCGGCGCTGGAGCGGGCGCAAGCCAGGCTAAGCGCCCTTGAAACCGAAGCAGCCATTTTGGCGCGGGAGCAGCGCAGCGGCTTTGACCACAGCCAGCGCCGCGATGAGCTGGCAACCGAACAAGCCGTTGTTCAGGAAAGCGTGAATCAATTAAGTAGCACTTGGCAAAATGAGCAAAAGATGGTGGCCGATGCTCTGTCTCTGGGCGAGCAGTTAAGCGAAAGTGACGACGTTGCCATGCTTGAAGCGCTAAACGCACTTCGTAGCCAGCTCAGTGCCCGGGTGGAACCTTTGGTGCATTGGCAGGTGGATGAGCAACTGGTGGCACAAGTGCTCAGCGATTGGACAGGTATTCCACTGGGCAGAATGCAAGCCGATGAAGTGCAAAGCATTCTTAGCCTTGATGAGCGCTTGAAAGCCAGGGTGAAAGGGCAGGATCACGCCCTTGACGACATCGCCCGTACGGTACGCATTGCCAGAGCCAATTTGGCTGACGAGAAAAAACCATTAGGGGTTTTTCTGCTGGTAGGCCCCAGTGGGGTTGGCAAAACCGAAACGGCGTTAACCCTGGCCGAACAGGTCTATGGCAGTGAAGCCAACGTGACCGTGATTAACATGTCTGAGTTCAAGGAAGAACATAAAGTGTCGCAGCTATTGGGATCCCCTCCCGGTTATGTGGGTTATGGCGAAGGTGGTGTTTTAACCGAAGCCGTACGCCGCAAACCCTACAGCGTTGTCCTCCTCGACGAGATGGAAAAAGCCCATCCTGGGGTGCAGGACGTCTTCTATCAGGTGTTCGATAAAGGCATGTTGCGTGACGGCGAAGGCCGCGACGTGGACTTTAAAAACACCGTTATTCTGATGACCTCAAATGCAGCCACCGACAGCATTACTGACTTGTTTGCTGACGAGCTGACCGCCCCTGACGACATGTCCAAGGTCAAAGACGCCATTTGGGATGACCTGCTGCAAACCTTTAAACCCGCTTTTCTTGGCCGCTGTAACGTGTTGCCTTACCGGCCCTTGGCCGAGGAACAACTGGCGGCCATTACCCAACTGCAATTAGCACGGGTGGCTGAACGTGTTCAGCGCCACCACCAAGTGCCGCTGCACTTCGATGACGACGTGGTCAGCAATATCGTTGCGCGTTGTACCCAGGCCAGTTCGGGGGCGCGCAACATTCAATACATTATTCAGCGGCAGCTGTTGCCGCAGATGTCGGAGCAAATACTGCGTTGCCTGGCTGCCGAAACCCCGGTGGCCGGTGTCAGCCTGTCTGTTGTTGATGGCGAACTGACAGTGGACGTCGAGGGCGCCGCAGTGTGA
- a CDS encoding RHS repeat-associated core domain-containing protein, with translation MSNSVEIQAHSHHLVLALPGFKGSGEAVSRADSDAWQQWLQGVFMVDADHHFEDISRAVKLVSPDSEPVSSAEAFPLLADALANSKLSAWLLPQSNPPKAPLAASDSAAADDARANSGNSSSASSNASSGAAEKGATSDSVGPDASDSQTLGDPVAPATGEELLQLVDFAVQGPMPLTFKRWYRSSLCDRDFGLGHGWYNDLLRPLWQDDNHSYSLDSEGRVLRFPLLAPKEVGWQAATGHRLEHKADGRMQLSEPSGLVWVFLPQSAGQWRVSSIHNRFGHRWLFHYNQHQQLAFVDVAEHRRLVLNWHGAHLASIGLKEGKRVASLGRYQHDEQGDLITVQCQKLREHYQYQGHLLRERQLASGYRFLLTWQGAGPAARCIHTRGEDGSDDFHFDYDTLNRETKVTDAFGHQWLYRYNNSGQITARVGPNGGEHQWTYDTQGRLRRYRLPDGRAWRYEFDGKGMPVCDWLPDGRRHRRVYNKLGFCIAETLPDGRFIERKLDGLGRLLAERRADGSQWQYHYDAAGWLREAASDDGKTERYGLDGNGQPLAVEKGGNLRRLAFDNQGRPAGQLVHDLVTQYQYDGDKLTASHQYPENAPDQQLSWRFAYDSAGRLNRYESALGAVHQFEYDGRERPLRYIRPDGKTVHYSYDKARRLVDLVRPDGGRWQLGYDALGQVNRVAAPDGRDIQFGYDANGQIIHRQQGGDWLQHLKRDAGGRVTRQNSQGKGRQPVAKQFRYDHLGRMVTAACEGRRLAWRYDNQGRIVRHDQDGHSVGYQYGQAQQLKTLRLPDGTRVQFHYGQNGLWEQISVGGAVVLSRSFDDSGREQNRQGAANQQSQVFDRHDRLINRRWQGQQSHLRRYNWDAESRLEELEDSDAGETRFERDSVGQLIRDGDIAFRYDEGGNRRSEGDKLGKDRLLQTRTARRRYDALGAEVELRGERDESRHFDAEGGLIAFNREGLQLRYGYDALNRRAWRKGPTGTVNYLWHGDNLLGEERQGRWQWFIRDPQTHEPLLTIHNDEVYFYELDWRKAPIRLWSGQGQCAWKAQSDAWGNYQCEGDIHQPLRLPGQFEDELTGLYFNRFRDYDPKTGRYLTPDPLGLKGGLNSYRYTANPVDYIDPLGLSTADVGVTATDADKGETAAITEDVPAMQELEPQYLYRGIHSGHPAYQDALNGVVAPANQDADLTPEQHAEGGLTGGSQYVSWTRDRELALTHAKKNASNDGNPGLLLSVPVGAPSEGDEWAWGWTHRNEWGEVEMLQIGTRKNVLVKKVE, from the coding sequence ATGAGTAATTCGGTTGAGATCCAGGCACATAGCCACCATCTGGTGCTGGCGTTACCTGGCTTTAAAGGCAGCGGCGAAGCCGTTAGCCGCGCAGACAGCGACGCTTGGCAGCAATGGCTGCAAGGCGTCTTTATGGTGGACGCTGACCACCACTTTGAAGATATCAGCCGTGCGGTAAAACTGGTTAGCCCCGATAGCGAGCCGGTTTCAAGTGCTGAAGCTTTCCCGCTGTTGGCTGATGCCTTAGCTAACAGCAAACTCAGCGCCTGGTTATTGCCGCAAAGTAACCCGCCTAAAGCCCCTTTAGCGGCCAGTGACAGCGCTGCTGCCGATGATGCCCGCGCCAATAGCGGCAATAGCAGCAGCGCCAGCAGTAATGCCAGTAGCGGCGCAGCTGAAAAAGGCGCCACCAGCGACAGTGTTGGCCCCGATGCCAGCGACAGCCAAACCCTTGGTGACCCGGTTGCCCCCGCCACCGGCGAAGAACTGCTACAGCTTGTTGATTTTGCAGTGCAAGGGCCAATGCCACTGACCTTTAAACGCTGGTACCGCTCCAGTCTTTGCGACCGCGATTTTGGCTTGGGCCATGGTTGGTACAACGACCTGCTGCGGCCACTTTGGCAAGACGATAACCACAGCTACAGCCTCGATAGCGAAGGGCGGGTGCTGCGCTTTCCACTGCTGGCCCCCAAAGAGGTTGGCTGGCAAGCTGCCACTGGCCATCGCTTGGAACATAAAGCCGATGGCCGCATGCAGCTTAGTGAACCCAGTGGTTTGGTTTGGGTATTTTTACCCCAAAGCGCCGGGCAATGGCGGGTTAGCAGTATTCACAACCGCTTTGGGCATCGCTGGCTGTTTCATTACAACCAGCATCAGCAGCTAGCCTTTGTTGATGTCGCTGAACATCGCCGGCTGGTGCTGAACTGGCACGGCGCGCATCTTGCCAGCATTGGTTTAAAAGAAGGCAAGCGAGTGGCAAGCCTTGGTCGCTATCAGCATGACGAGCAGGGCGACCTTATTACCGTGCAGTGCCAAAAGCTGCGCGAGCACTACCAATACCAGGGGCATTTACTACGCGAGCGGCAGTTGGCATCGGGCTATCGCTTTTTATTAACCTGGCAAGGCGCAGGCCCTGCTGCCCGCTGCATTCATACCCGCGGTGAAGACGGCTCTGATGATTTTCATTTTGATTACGACACCCTAAACCGCGAAACCAAAGTCACCGATGCTTTTGGTCACCAGTGGCTGTACCGCTACAACAATAGCGGCCAGATCACTGCCCGCGTGGGCCCCAATGGTGGCGAACACCAGTGGACCTACGACACCCAAGGGCGGCTGCGCCGTTACCGTCTGCCAGATGGCAGGGCTTGGCGTTATGAGTTTGACGGCAAGGGCATGCCGGTATGTGACTGGCTACCTGACGGCCGCCGCCATCGCCGCGTTTATAACAAGCTCGGCTTTTGCATCGCTGAAACCCTGCCCGATGGCCGCTTTATTGAGCGCAAACTCGACGGCTTAGGGCGGCTGTTGGCAGAGCGCCGCGCCGATGGTAGCCAATGGCAGTACCACTACGATGCTGCCGGCTGGCTGCGTGAAGCCGCCAGTGATGACGGCAAAACCGAGCGTTATGGCCTTGATGGCAATGGCCAGCCGTTAGCCGTTGAAAAAGGTGGTAATTTACGGCGCCTGGCCTTTGACAATCAGGGCCGGCCGGCAGGGCAGCTGGTGCACGACCTTGTCACCCAATATCAGTACGACGGCGACAAGCTCACCGCTAGCCACCAATACCCTGAAAACGCCCCTGACCAGCAACTCAGCTGGCGCTTTGCATACGACAGTGCTGGGCGTCTTAACCGCTATGAAAGCGCTTTAGGCGCAGTGCATCAGTTTGAATACGATGGCCGCGAGCGGCCACTGCGTTATATTCGCCCCGACGGAAAAACCGTTCACTACAGCTACGACAAGGCCCGCCGCCTGGTGGACCTGGTGCGCCCTGACGGTGGCCGCTGGCAACTGGGTTACGACGCCTTGGGCCAGGTTAACCGCGTTGCCGCCCCCGATGGCCGTGATATTCAGTTTGGCTATGATGCCAATGGTCAAATCATCCATCGCCAGCAAGGCGGCGACTGGCTTCAGCATCTAAAACGCGATGCTGGCGGCCGGGTTACCCGCCAAAACTCCCAAGGCAAAGGTCGCCAACCGGTTGCCAAGCAATTTCGTTACGACCACCTTGGCCGTATGGTCACCGCCGCCTGTGAAGGGCGACGTCTGGCCTGGCGTTACGATAACCAGGGCCGTATTGTTCGCCACGACCAAGACGGCCACAGCGTTGGCTACCAGTACGGCCAAGCCCAGCAGCTGAAAACCCTGAGACTGCCAGACGGCACCCGCGTGCAATTTCACTACGGCCAAAACGGCCTTTGGGAACAGATCAGTGTTGGCGGCGCCGTGGTGCTCAGCCGTAGCTTTGACGACAGCGGCCGTGAACAAAACCGTCAGGGCGCCGCCAACCAGCAAAGTCAGGTGTTTGACCGCCACGACCGGCTGATAAATCGCCGTTGGCAGGGCCAGCAAAGCCACCTGCGCCGTTATAACTGGGACGCAGAATCGCGCCTCGAAGAGCTGGAAGACTCCGATGCCGGTGAAACGCGCTTTGAACGTGACAGCGTCGGCCAACTCATTCGTGACGGCGATATTGCGTTTCGTTACGACGAAGGCGGCAACCGCCGCAGCGAAGGTGACAAGCTCGGTAAAGACCGGCTGTTGCAAACCCGCACCGCCCGTCGCCGCTATGACGCCCTTGGCGCCGAGGTAGAGCTGCGCGGCGAGCGGGACGAATCTCGCCACTTTGATGCCGAAGGTGGCCTCATTGCCTTTAACCGCGAAGGCCTGCAACTGCGTTATGGCTACGATGCCCTTAACCGCCGCGCTTGGCGCAAAGGACCTACCGGCACCGTTAACTACTTATGGCACGGTGATAATCTCTTGGGCGAAGAGCGCCAGGGCCGCTGGCAATGGTTTATTCGTGACCCGCAAACCCACGAGCCGCTGCTGACCATCCATAACGACGAGGTGTATTTTTACGAACTGGACTGGCGCAAAGCCCCCATCCGCCTTTGGAGCGGCCAAGGCCAGTGCGCCTGGAAGGCCCAAAGCGACGCCTGGGGTAACTACCAGTGCGAAGGGGATATCCACCAACCCCTGCGCCTGCCCGGCCAGTTTGAAGACGAGCTCACCGGCCTTTATTTCAACCGTTTTCGCGATTACGACCCCAAAACCGGCCGTTACCTCACCCCTGATCCCTTGGGTTTAAAAGGTGGCCTTAATAGCTACCGCTATACTGCCAACCCAGTGGACTATATCGACCCCTTAGGGCTAAGTACCGCAGATGTGGGGGTTACGGCTACAGACGCCGATAAAGGTGAGACGGCAGCTATTACCGAAGATGTACCTGCTATGCAGGAGTTGGAGCCTCAGTATCTCTATCGAGGTATACATAGTGGACACCCTGCATATCAAGACGCGCTTAATGGAGTAGTAGCGCCCGCAAATCAAGATGCTGATCTCACGCCTGAACAGCATGCCGAAGGAGGTTTGACAGGCGGTAGTCAATATGTTTCTTGGACTCGTGATAGGGAACTAGCTCTGACTCATGCAAAAAAGAATGCGAGTAATGATGGCAATCCAGGCCTTTTGCTATCTGTCCCTGTTGGAGCTCCGAGTGAAGGAGATGAATGGGCTTGGGGGTGGACTCATAGGAATGAATGGGGAGAAGTTGAAATGCTCCAGATTGGAACACGAAAAAATGTACTTGTTAAAAAGGTCGAATGA
- a CDS encoding Hcp family type VI secretion system effector, whose product MQANTYLKYEGVTGEATAEQYKDMITVLSMDFNVHREISAYTGTAMDREASATRLGDITITKLQDKASPDLLKEATIGSGKSAVFHLTKQGEKIEEIMKLELTDAMISNYSLSVAGDRPVETLTISYTELTMTVTPTDDTNAAQAPLVYGYSGVKGQKL is encoded by the coding sequence ATGCAAGCTAACACTTACCTGAAGTACGAAGGTGTTACCGGCGAAGCCACAGCAGAACAGTACAAGGACATGATCACTGTGCTGTCTATGGACTTCAACGTACACCGCGAGATCAGTGCCTACACCGGTACTGCTATGGACCGTGAAGCGTCTGCCACTCGCCTTGGCGATATCACTATCACCAAACTGCAAGACAAGGCGTCTCCGGACCTGCTGAAAGAAGCCACCATCGGTAGCGGCAAATCGGCTGTTTTCCACCTCACCAAACAGGGTGAAAAAATCGAAGAAATCATGAAGCTGGAACTGACCGACGCCATGATCTCTAACTACTCCCTGTCTGTAGCGGGTGACCGCCCGGTGGAAACGCTGACCATTTCCTACACCGAACTGACCATGACCGTTACCCCAACCGACGATACCAATGCCGCTCAGGCCCCGCTGGTTTACGGTTACAGCGGCGTGAAAGGTCAGAAGCTGTAA